The following proteins come from a genomic window of Ornithinimicrobium cryptoxanthini:
- a CDS encoding DUF4386 domain-containing protein produces the protein MDSQKRLARTAGLYYLVVAVLGAFAHVVRALVYVPGDAAASAENIVAKASLVNYSFVADLVQATFLVFVVMTLYRLLHHAGKNVARAMVIFVVIAVALICLNMVHQLGALLVATDSAYAAAFDSQGSEALVLLMLDLQHYGYLIAQIFFGLWLFPLGLLAIRSGMFPRLLGQLLMVASVGYLLDVALQFLAPEFADAVNPALVTLFVVAEGALLVYLLVRGVRTMRPAEQLIAAA, from the coding sequence ATGGATTCTCAGAAGCGCCTCGCCCGCACCGCGGGGTTGTACTACCTGGTGGTCGCCGTCCTCGGCGCCTTTGCGCACGTGGTCCGGGCTCTGGTCTACGTGCCGGGCGACGCCGCGGCCTCGGCGGAGAACATCGTGGCCAAAGCCTCTCTGGTCAACTACAGCTTTGTCGCCGACCTCGTGCAGGCAACGTTCCTCGTGTTCGTCGTCATGACGCTCTACCGGCTGTTGCACCACGCGGGCAAGAACGTGGCCCGCGCGATGGTCATCTTCGTCGTCATCGCGGTCGCCCTCATCTGCCTCAACATGGTCCACCAGCTCGGCGCGCTCCTGGTCGCCACCGACTCCGCATACGCCGCGGCGTTCGACTCCCAGGGCTCGGAGGCACTGGTGCTGCTGATGCTTGACCTGCAGCACTACGGCTACCTCATCGCACAGATTTTCTTCGGGCTGTGGCTGTTCCCGCTCGGGCTTCTCGCTATCCGTTCCGGGATGTTCCCCCGCCTGCTGGGCCAGCTCCTCATGGTCGCCTCAGTCGGCTACCTCCTCGACGTGGCGCTGCAGTTCCTCGCCCCCGAGTTCGCCGATGCAGTCAACCCGGCGCTGGTCACCCTGTTCGTGGTCGCCGAGGGCGCGCTGCTTGTCTACCTGCTGGTCCGAGGCGTGCGAACTATGCGTCCCGCCGAACAACTCATCGCCGCGGCCTGA
- a CDS encoding NAD(P)-dependent alcohol dehydrogenase codes for MAHTARTPSTVSPHGDTAPVMNAIVHTRYGTDPSQVLKLATVSRPAPADDEVLIRVRAASVDRGTWHIMAGVPYPIRLAGFGLRAPKHLNPGRSLAGTVAAVGRAVSTFTPGDEVFGTCDGSFAEYVCAKPAKLALQPPGVSFSEAAAVPVSGVTALQAVRDHGRVHTGQHVLVIGASGGVGGFAVQIAKAYGATVTGVGSSAKLDHVTALGADHVIDYTTTDFASGEQRYDVILDIGGNRTLTHLRRALAARGVLVLVGGETDERWLGGMGRTVRALMLSPFLGQQLGSFIASENAEDLEVLAGMLQTGQVRPAIDRTYPLAEVDAAITHLADGAARGKTVVAF; via the coding sequence ATGGCACACACCGCACGCACACCCTCGACCGTGTCACCGCACGGTGACACGGCCCCGGTGATGAACGCCATCGTTCACACCCGCTACGGGACCGACCCCTCGCAGGTCCTCAAGCTCGCCACGGTGAGCCGGCCGGCACCCGCCGATGACGAGGTGCTGATCCGCGTCCGCGCTGCCAGCGTCGACCGCGGCACCTGGCACATCATGGCCGGAGTCCCCTACCCCATCCGCCTCGCCGGGTTCGGACTGCGCGCGCCCAAGCACCTCAACCCCGGCCGCAGCCTCGCGGGCACCGTCGCGGCCGTGGGGCGGGCCGTCAGCACGTTCACCCCGGGGGACGAGGTGTTCGGCACGTGTGACGGATCGTTCGCCGAATACGTGTGCGCCAAGCCGGCCAAGCTCGCGCTCCAACCGCCCGGTGTCTCCTTCTCCGAGGCCGCGGCGGTCCCCGTCTCCGGCGTCACCGCGCTGCAGGCCGTGCGCGACCACGGGCGGGTTCACACCGGCCAGCACGTCCTGGTCATCGGTGCCTCCGGCGGAGTGGGCGGGTTCGCCGTCCAGATCGCCAAGGCCTACGGGGCCACAGTCACCGGCGTGGGCAGCTCAGCCAAGCTCGACCACGTCACCGCCCTGGGTGCCGACCACGTCATCGACTACACGACGACCGACTTCGCCAGTGGTGAGCAGCGCTACGACGTGATCCTCGACATCGGCGGCAACCGGACGCTCACCCACCTACGGCGCGCGCTGGCCGCACGCGGAGTGCTGGTCCTCGTCGGAGGCGAGACGGACGAACGCTGGCTCGGCGGCATGGGCCGCACGGTGCGCGCCCTGATGCTCTCCCCGTTCCTGGGTCAGCAGCTCGGGTCGTTCATCGCCTCGGAGAACGCCGAGGACCTCGAGGTGCTCGCGGGGATGCTCCAGACCGGCCAGGTGAGGCCCGCCATTGACCGGACGTACCCGCTCGCCGAGGTCGACGCCGCCATCACCCACCTGGCTGACGGCGCAGCACGCGGCAAGACCGTCGTCGCGTTCTGA
- a CDS encoding ABC transporter ATP-binding protein: MIVIEQLTKKYGTTIAVDDVSFTAAAGRVTGFLGPNGAGKSTTMRVLVGLTPATTGTATVHGRRFVDLPNPGLEVGVLLDASAQHAGRTGRETLGVAAQFMGLHRRRVEEMLNLVSLTPTEADRRVRDYSLGMRQRLGIAAALIGDPQVLILDEPANGLDPAGIRWMRDLLRGYADRGGTVLLSSHLLHEIEVIADDIVMIGHGRIVSQGAKSKLLHAAGTLVRASDLPALERALTAWGLTASPSRDGALHTDADATLVGHVAHQAGVALSELRAADSAGLEDMFLELTSTTQREGVLA; encoded by the coding sequence ATGATCGTCATCGAGCAGCTCACCAAGAAGTACGGCACCACCATCGCCGTCGACGACGTCAGCTTCACCGCCGCCGCAGGACGGGTGACCGGCTTCCTCGGGCCCAACGGCGCCGGGAAGTCCACCACCATGCGGGTGCTGGTCGGGCTCACCCCCGCCACCACCGGCACCGCCACCGTGCACGGGCGCCGGTTCGTGGACTTGCCGAACCCTGGCCTCGAGGTCGGCGTGCTCCTCGACGCTTCAGCCCAGCACGCCGGCCGCACCGGACGGGAGACGCTCGGCGTCGCCGCACAGTTCATGGGCCTGCACCGGCGACGGGTGGAGGAGATGCTCAACCTGGTCAGCCTCACGCCCACCGAAGCGGACCGGCGCGTCCGCGACTACTCCCTCGGCATGCGCCAGCGGCTCGGCATCGCCGCAGCACTCATCGGTGACCCGCAGGTGCTCATCCTCGATGAGCCCGCCAACGGGCTGGACCCGGCCGGCATCCGCTGGATGCGCGACCTGCTGCGCGGCTACGCCGACCGCGGCGGCACCGTCCTGCTCTCCTCCCACCTGCTCCACGAGATCGAGGTCATCGCCGACGACATCGTCATGATCGGCCACGGCCGGATCGTCTCCCAGGGCGCCAAGTCAAAACTGCTGCACGCGGCCGGCACGCTCGTGCGGGCTAGCGACCTCCCCGCCCTGGAGCGGGCCCTGACGGCGTGGGGACTGACGGCAAGCCCGTCGCGAGACGGCGCCCTGCACACCGACGCCGACGCCACCCTCGTGGGCCACGTCGCGCACCAGGCGGGGGTCGCTCTCAGCGAGCTCCGAGCCGCCGACAGCGCCGGCCTCGAGGACATGTTCCTCGAGCTCACCTCCACCACCCAGCGAGAAGGAGTGCTGGCATGA
- a CDS encoding ABC transporter permease, with translation MSAIPADIVHTPHVAIPRIPLTRVAAVELRKMFDTRSGFWLIASIAISAVLATIGVIVFAPEDQLTYSTFATAIRFPVVVILPLIAILAVTGEWTQRTGLTTFTLVPHRGRIIAAKATASVVIAIAAMVVTFAVGALGNLVAGAVTGAPMVWDVTTTQVLYYVLGMILSLLVGFMLGVLIRSSTGALVAYFAYTFLVPTLFGLLATYQQWFHDLQPWIDMQFAQSGLFIFERSLTGEQWAQIGVSSTLWLLIPLLLGLRFVMRAEVK, from the coding sequence ATGAGTGCCATCCCAGCCGACATCGTCCACACCCCCCACGTCGCGATCCCCCGGATCCCCCTCACCAGGGTCGCGGCCGTCGAGCTCCGCAAGATGTTCGACACCCGCTCCGGTTTCTGGCTGATCGCCAGCATCGCCATCTCCGCAGTCCTGGCGACGATCGGCGTCATCGTCTTCGCGCCGGAGGACCAGCTCACCTACTCCACGTTCGCCACCGCGATCCGCTTCCCCGTGGTGGTCATCCTGCCCCTCATCGCGATCCTCGCCGTCACCGGTGAGTGGACCCAACGCACCGGCCTCACGACCTTCACCCTCGTGCCGCACCGGGGCAGGATCATCGCCGCCAAGGCGACCGCCTCCGTGGTCATCGCCATCGCAGCGATGGTCGTGACCTTCGCCGTGGGCGCGCTCGGCAACCTGGTGGCCGGCGCCGTGACGGGCGCGCCCATGGTCTGGGACGTGACGACCACCCAGGTCCTGTACTACGTCCTCGGCATGATCCTCAGTCTCCTGGTGGGCTTCATGCTCGGAGTGCTCATCCGCTCCTCCACCGGCGCGCTCGTCGCCTACTTCGCCTACACCTTCCTGGTGCCGACGCTGTTCGGCCTGCTGGCGACCTACCAACAGTGGTTCCACGACCTGCAGCCCTGGATCGACATGCAGTTCGCGCAGAGCGGCCTGTTCATCTTCGAACGGTCCCTGACCGGCGAGCAGTGGGCCCAGATCGGCGTCAGCAGCACACTCTGGCTCCTCATCCCCCTGCTCCTCGGACTGCGGTTCGTCATGCGAGCCGAGGTCAAGTAG